In Candidatus Sulfurimonas marisnigri, a single genomic region encodes these proteins:
- a CDS encoding ComF family protein: MRCMLCESLSFAHICSTCQTTFLTPSIYKRKILNNIEVISFYKYSEIKNLLHTKHTDLGFYIYSILAKNSLLKFASEFEFEYPVASVAIDDHVKSGYSHTAILNKSLSCKYIKPKVNKLRANNRVSYSGKSREFRLLNPRNFELKNFKEKNVILVDDIITTGFTLNQAVQAIELNNKEVLFCLTLVDVSFV, translated from the coding sequence ATGAGATGTATGTTGTGTGAAAGTTTATCTTTTGCACACATATGTTCTACATGTCAAACTACTTTTCTAACTCCCTCAATCTACAAACGAAAAATTTTAAATAATATTGAAGTAATCTCTTTTTATAAATACAGTGAAATAAAAAATTTATTGCATACAAAACATACGGATTTAGGTTTTTATATATACTCTATATTGGCAAAAAATTCTTTATTAAAATTTGCATCAGAATTTGAATTTGAGTATCCTGTAGCTTCAGTAGCAATTGATGACCATGTGAAAAGCGGGTATTCACATACAGCAATTTTAAATAAGTCTCTTTCATGTAAATATATAAAACCTAAGGTTAATAAATTAAGGGCTAATAATAGAGTTTCATATTCAGGCAAGAGTAGAGAATTTAGATTGTTAAATCCAAGAAATTTTGAATTGAAAAACTTTAAAGAGAAAAATGTTATTTTAGTCGATGATATCATAACAACAGGATTTACCTTAAATCAGGCTGTTCAAGCAATTGAGTTAAACAATAAAGAGGTACTGTTTTGTTTAACTCTTGTAGATGTAAGTTTTGTATAA
- the lepA gene encoding translation elongation factor 4, with product MKNIRNFSIIAHIDHGKSTLADRIIQECGAVSDRELTKQMMDTMDIEQERGITIKAQSVRLDYIKDGEHYILNLIDTPGHVDFSYEVSKSLASSDGALLIVDAAQGVEAQTIANVYLAMENNLELIPVINKIDLPAADPIKVAEEIETSIGIDATDACLVSAKTGVGIHELIDAIVDRVPAPVGDPDATTKAIIYDSWFDQYLGALALIRVFDGKVKKGQNIKLMSNGEEHQILDLMYPHPMKKIKTSTIECGEIGIVVLGLKEVSVINVGDTITDAKNPALEPVGRYEPAKPFVFAGIYPIDTDEFESLRDALDKLRLNDSSLSYEPETSLALGFGFRVGFLGMLHMEVVKERLEREFNLDLIASAPSVIYEVYLNNGEKINVHNPSELPEVNKIDRIEEPYVRATVITPSEYLGNIITLLINKRGTQSKMNYLNEDRVMLEYEVPMNEIVVDFYDTLKSISKGYASFDYEPIDFRVGDLVKLDIKVAGEAVDALSIVVPRNQALSRGRILVKNMKEIIPRQLFEVAVQASLGSQIIARETVKSMGKNVTAKCYGGDITRKRKLLEKQKAGKKRMKSIGKVQLPSEAFMSVLKMD from the coding sequence TTGAAAAATATTAGAAACTTTTCTATCATTGCTCATATTGACCATGGTAAAAGTACACTAGCAGATCGCATTATACAAGAGTGTGGCGCAGTAAGTGATAGAGAACTTACAAAACAGATGATGGACACCATGGATATTGAGCAAGAGCGCGGTATTACCATTAAAGCTCAAAGTGTTAGACTTGATTATATAAAAGATGGTGAACACTACATTCTAAATCTTATAGACACTCCTGGTCACGTTGATTTTTCTTACGAAGTTAGTAAATCTCTTGCTTCAAGTGATGGCGCACTTCTTATAGTTGATGCTGCTCAAGGTGTTGAAGCTCAAACTATCGCAAATGTTTATTTGGCAATGGAAAACAACCTAGAGCTTATCCCAGTAATTAATAAAATTGATTTACCTGCAGCGGATCCAATAAAAGTTGCCGAAGAGATTGAGACAAGTATCGGTATAGATGCTACAGATGCTTGTTTAGTATCTGCAAAAACAGGTGTTGGGATTCATGAGCTTATAGATGCTATCGTAGACCGTGTTCCAGCTCCAGTTGGTGACCCTGATGCTACAACAAAAGCTATCATCTATGACTCTTGGTTTGACCAGTATCTTGGTGCTCTTGCACTTATTCGTGTTTTTGACGGTAAAGTTAAAAAAGGTCAAAACATTAAGCTTATGAGTAACGGTGAAGAGCATCAAATTTTAGATTTAATGTATCCTCACCCTATGAAAAAAATCAAAACCAGTACTATTGAGTGTGGCGAAATTGGCATAGTTGTTCTTGGGCTAAAAGAAGTTAGCGTTATCAACGTTGGCGACACTATTACTGATGCTAAAAATCCTGCACTAGAGCCTGTTGGAAGATATGAACCAGCTAAACCATTTGTATTTGCAGGTATATATCCAATAGATACGGATGAGTTTGAAAGTTTACGCGATGCACTAGATAAACTAAGACTAAATGACAGCTCTCTATCTTATGAGCCTGAAACCTCTTTAGCTCTTGGCTTTGGTTTTCGTGTTGGATTTTTAGGTATGCTTCATATGGAAGTCGTTAAAGAGAGACTTGAGCGTGAATTTAACCTTGACTTAATCGCTTCTGCACCATCTGTTATATATGAAGTTTATCTAAATAATGGTGAAAAAATTAATGTTCATAATCCTTCAGAGCTTCCAGAAGTAAACAAAATTGACAGAATAGAAGAGCCTTATGTAAGGGCAACTGTAATTACTCCAAGTGAATATCTTGGTAACATCATAACTCTTTTAATAAACAAACGCGGTACTCAAAGCAAGATGAACTATCTTAATGAAGATAGAGTAATGCTTGAGTATGAAGTGCCAATGAATGAGATAGTTGTTGACTTTTACGATACCTTAAAGTCAATCTCTAAAGGGTATGCTTCATTTGACTATGAGCCTATAGATTTTAGAGTAGGCGACCTTGTTAAACTTGATATTAAAGTAGCAGGGGAAGCTGTAGACGCACTAAGTATTGTAGTTCCTCGCAATCAAGCTCTTTCTCGTGGTCGTATTTTAGTTAAGAATATGAAAGAGATAATACCTCGTCAACTTTTTGAAGTGGCAGTTCAAGCTTCTCTAGGTTCTCAGATCATCGCTAGAGAAACAGTGAAATCTATGGGTAAAAATGTTACTGCCAAATGTTACGGTGGAGATATCACCCGTAAACGCAAGCTTTTGGAAAAACAAAAAGCCGGTAAAAAACGAATGAAGTCCATAGGAAAAGTGCAACTTCCAAGTGAAGCATTTATGTCTGTTTTAAAGATGGACTAA
- a CDS encoding ribose-phosphate pyrophosphokinase has product MRGYKIFAGSSSVDFAKEICKVLDIPLAKADVKSFSDGEISVQIAESVRGRDVFIVQSTGAPSNDNLMELLIMTDALRRSSASSITAVVPYYGYARQDRKAAPRVPITAKLVADMYETAGIDRVVTIDLHAGQIQGFFNIPVDNLYGSVTFEHYIKSKNLKNPIIASPDIGGVARARYFAKRMGLDMVIVDKRREKANESEVMNIIGDVAGKDVIMIDDMVDTAGTMVKAATALKNNGATSVMACATHGVLSGKAYENLNNGELDELIITNTLETKPHEKIKVLSVAPLFAEVIRRVYHNESVNSLFE; this is encoded by the coding sequence ATGCGTGGTTATAAAATTTTTGCCGGATCTTCCAGTGTTGATTTTGCAAAAGAAATTTGTAAAGTTTTAGATATTCCATTAGCTAAGGCTGATGTTAAGAGTTTTAGTGATGGTGAGATTTCAGTTCAAATTGCTGAGAGTGTTCGCGGTCGTGATGTATTTATTGTTCAGTCTACTGGAGCTCCATCAAACGATAACTTAATGGAGCTTCTGATTATGACAGATGCTCTTCGCCGCTCATCTGCTTCGAGTATTACAGCTGTTGTCCCTTACTACGGATATGCAAGACAAGATAGAAAAGCTGCACCTCGTGTACCAATTACTGCTAAACTTGTTGCTGACATGTACGAGACTGCTGGCATAGACAGAGTTGTGACAATTGATCTTCATGCTGGGCAAATTCAAGGGTTTTTCAATATCCCTGTTGACAACTTGTATGGTTCAGTAACATTTGAGCACTATATAAAAAGTAAAAATCTTAAAAACCCTATTATTGCATCTCCAGATATTGGCGGTGTCGCAAGAGCTAGATACTTTGCAAAAAGAATGGGTTTAGATATGGTTATAGTTGATAAGCGCCGTGAAAAAGCCAACGAGAGTGAAGTTATGAATATCATTGGTGATGTTGCAGGAAAAGATGTAATCATGATTGATGACATGGTAGATACAGCTGGTACAATGGTAAAAGCCGCTACTGCACTTAAGAACAACGGTGCTACATCAGTAATGGCATGTGCAACTCACGGTGTTCTTAGTGGAAAAGCTTATGAAAATCTGAATAATGGTGAGCTTGATGAGCTGATTATTACAAATACATTAGAAACTAAGCCTCATGAAAAAATAAAAGTGTTATCAGTCGCACCGCTTTTTGCTGAAGTGATTCGCAGAGTATATCATAACGAGAGTGTAAACTCTCTGTTTGAATAG
- a CDS encoding EAL and HDOD domain-containing protein produces MNVINISKQKIFDNKNRLYAYELVFKDSEDQRTGFSSNVKGTSQLIMSSITSIELDKLLGQRTLAFVNVDEETLLKGILDVLDKDRFVLNILENIELTEKVIAKIVQYKKRGFILSLEHFDSSAEMITKFSRLFNYIDIIKMDVELSEPENLQKVMKKFKGGRIKLLAQNIEIKEDYNTYLKMGFDFFQGYYLDKPEVVEIIGSKEPAQFIILQLIKIIKDNNTTEQLEFFIKKQPDLSFKLIQFFNNSKSLSVKVESLLQVITLMGRDKLLRWLMVYLYSEVSKNPASQTLLELAIKRAERMEVDASPRDKNKAYLAGMFTMLSAIFETDIKELMNHVKMDSDITSLVLEKKGIFAASLMRAEIAEKEYLKKIMIANFEKLDTTDLIYTLEYGGVEIDKSKL; encoded by the coding sequence ATGAATGTGATTAATATTTCCAAACAAAAGATATTTGACAATAAAAATAGATTATATGCTTATGAACTTGTTTTTAAAGACAGTGAAGACCAAAGAACAGGTTTTTCAAGCAATGTCAAAGGCACATCACAATTAATTATGAGTTCTATTACCAGCATAGAGCTAGATAAGCTATTGGGGCAAAGGACATTGGCTTTTGTAAACGTAGACGAAGAAACACTGCTAAAAGGCATTTTAGATGTTTTAGATAAAGATAGGTTTGTTCTTAATATATTAGAAAATATAGAATTAACAGAAAAAGTCATTGCTAAAATAGTACAGTATAAAAAAAGAGGATTTATATTATCACTAGAGCACTTTGATTCAAGTGCAGAGATGATTACAAAATTTAGTAGATTATTTAACTATATAGATATAATAAAAATGGATGTTGAATTATCAGAACCTGAAAATTTACAAAAAGTTATGAAGAAGTTTAAAGGTGGCAGAATTAAGCTTTTAGCCCAAAATATTGAAATAAAAGAAGATTACAATACATACTTAAAAATGGGTTTTGATTTTTTTCAGGGTTATTATTTAGATAAACCGGAAGTTGTTGAAATTATTGGTTCAAAAGAGCCAGCTCAGTTCATTATATTACAGTTGATAAAAATCATAAAAGACAATAATACTACTGAACAATTAGAGTTTTTTATTAAAAAACAGCCTGACCTATCTTTTAAGCTTATTCAATTTTTCAATAATTCTAAAAGCTTGAGCGTAAAAGTTGAATCATTGCTTCAAGTTATTACTTTAATGGGAAGAGATAAACTATTAAGATGGCTAATGGTCTATTTATACTCTGAGGTTTCTAAAAATCCTGCTTCTCAAACTTTACTGGAATTAGCTATAAAAAGAGCAGAAAGAATGGAGGTAGATGCTAGCCCTAGAGATAAAAATAAAGCTTATTTAGCTGGTATGTTTACTATGCTTAGTGCTATTTTTGAGACAGATATTAAAGAGTTAATGAACCATGTGAAAATGGACAGCGATATAACTTCTTTAGTACTTGAAAAAAAAGGAATTTTTGCTGCTAGTTTAATGAGAGCAGAAATAGCAGAAAAAGAGTATTTAAAAAAAATAATGATAGCAAATTTTGAAAAACTTGATACGACTGATTTAATATACACATTGGAATATGGTGGAGTTGAAATAGATAAAAGTAAACTTTAA
- a CDS encoding TIGR00282 family metallophosphoesterase yields the protein MRVGFIGDIVGSPGRDMLKNYLSKIREEYKIDFVIANYENTSHGFGLTKKNANEIVGYGLDCMTGGNHSWDKKEVEELFDTHEILRPHNYPDGVSGTGCKVYEVCGEKLAVLNLMGHFSMPLVDNAFRKAKETVESLHVDGVKNILIDFHAEATSEKRGMMMLLQGQVSAIIGTHTHVSTDDFQIANKTAYLTDIGLTGCRDNVIGMDKKVPLKQFLTGMKGHFDIPKKCKKILQIAVMDFSDGECTGAFKLKQFDDGIVLKSEAWLEK from the coding sequence GTGAGAGTAGGTTTTATAGGTGATATTGTAGGTAGCCCAGGTCGCGACATGTTGAAAAACTATCTGTCAAAAATTAGAGAAGAGTATAAGATTGATTTTGTTATAGCAAACTATGAAAATACTTCCCACGGATTTGGATTAACCAAAAAAAATGCAAATGAAATAGTGGGATATGGACTTGATTGTATGACAGGGGGAAATCACTCTTGGGATAAAAAAGAGGTGGAAGAACTATTTGATACTCATGAGATACTTCGCCCTCACAACTATCCTGATGGAGTTAGTGGAACTGGCTGTAAAGTATATGAAGTTTGTGGAGAGAAGTTAGCGGTTTTAAACCTTATGGGACACTTCTCTATGCCTCTTGTTGACAATGCATTTCGTAAGGCAAAAGAGACAGTTGAATCTCTACATGTTGATGGGGTAAAAAACATACTTATTGACTTTCATGCAGAAGCGACAAGTGAAAAAAGGGGCATGATGATGCTGCTTCAAGGTCAGGTCAGCGCAATTATTGGAACTCATACCCATGTATCTACAGATGATTTTCAAATAGCAAATAAAACAGCATACCTTACAGATATTGGACTTACAGGATGCAGAGATAATGTTATAGGAATGGATAAAAAAGTACCGCTTAAGCAGTTTTTGACTGGTATGAAGGGTCACTTTGATATTCCTAAAAAATGTAAAAAGATACTTCAAATAGCTGTAATGGACTTTAGTGATGGGGAGTGCACCGGTGCATTTAAACTAAAGCAATTTGATGATGGTATAGTTTTAAAAAGTGAGGCATGGCTTGAAAAATAG
- a CDS encoding DEAD/DEAH box helicase: MSQNILFKYFNSKQSGDLELLICEDSKEAYELESVAKFFKRDVLVFPDFRAGFGDDLRVFKEELHQLFSSLRAYYTSKKKPLVISPLKTLLFNLPKENLLNSTIIEFGEKIRLKNFKEQMLFWGYNFVDMVQVEGEISFRGDIIDIYAPSSKMPIRISLFDDEIEQIKYFELESQRTQKDELDSFLITPAFYSLNEEEFNTLNKKIELSEFDSLVKDIASLGLWHLDESASNFLENKNVKLIRNLDTLLVDAYALNNPTISRECFNLELLPEADDFKELVVVDIHTLLKVHKDKKVTIIASNEAVMKQAGLFELKNITEVYAPYILNILSKDELIISLNKPDKMRRRRKSSILLDDLKKGDYVVHEDYGVGIFEGIEKTEILGGVKDFIVIKYVGDDKILLPVENLEVIDRYISSGGSTPVLDRLGKGSFGKLKDKVKKRLMEIAGQIVNTAAARALIKSPKINVNKKELQEFQSLSGFDYTQDQTQAVNEIITQMSSGHIMDRLLSGDVGFGKTEVAMNTIFAAYKSGFQSALIVPTTLLSAQHYRSLDERFKNLGIRYSKLDRFVSAKDKSSVIKALSSGELDVVVGTHSLFGLDFKNLGVVIIDEEHKFGVKQKEKIKELYHNVHLLSMSATPIPRSLNQAMSSIKTMSQLLTPPSERQPVRTFVKEYGEKLIKEVILRELRRGGQVFYVHNSIDHMPIKLGELKALLPSLRVVMLHSKISAADTEKELLKFEAREYDLMIATSIIESGIHMPNVNTIIVDGADRFGIADLHQLRGRVGRGQAEGFAYFIVQNKENLTDEAKKRLLALESNSFLGSGSVLAYHDLEIRGGGNLVGDAQSGHIKNIGYSLYLRMLEDAIKLLSNTMETERAKVDIKLTISAFISDEIVKEDRLRLDIYRRLSACEDAVEIYEIQEEVIDRFGELDTQTKQFFELMVIKLLSLDKKIKSVSNYGQNITFTYMNDAKESIKSDSKDDDDIVKAVLYYLRNNKPKVL; encoded by the coding sequence ATGTCTCAAAATATATTATTTAAGTACTTTAATTCAAAACAAAGCGGAGATTTAGAGCTTCTAATTTGTGAGGACTCAAAAGAGGCTTATGAACTGGAAAGCGTCGCCAAATTTTTCAAGCGTGATGTTTTGGTTTTTCCAGATTTCAGAGCAGGATTTGGAGATGATTTAAGAGTTTTTAAAGAGGAACTGCATCAGCTTTTCTCTTCTCTCAGAGCATACTACACATCTAAAAAGAAACCATTAGTAATATCTCCTTTAAAAACCTTACTTTTCAACCTTCCAAAAGAGAATTTACTCAACTCGACAATCATCGAGTTTGGAGAGAAAATCAGACTTAAAAACTTTAAAGAGCAGATGCTATTTTGGGGTTACAACTTTGTAGATATGGTTCAAGTTGAAGGAGAGATATCTTTTCGCGGAGATATTATAGATATCTATGCACCTTCTTCTAAAATGCCGATTCGAATTTCACTTTTTGATGATGAGATAGAGCAGATAAAATATTTTGAATTAGAGTCTCAAAGAACACAAAAAGATGAGCTTGATAGTTTTCTTATAACTCCCGCTTTTTACTCCTTAAATGAGGAAGAATTTAACACCCTAAATAAAAAAATAGAATTAAGTGAATTTGACTCATTGGTTAAAGATATTGCTTCTTTGGGTCTATGGCACTTAGATGAGAGTGCTTCAAACTTTTTAGAGAACAAAAATGTAAAACTCATTAGAAATCTAGACACACTTTTAGTAGATGCCTACGCTCTTAATAATCCAACAATCTCAAGAGAGTGCTTTAATCTAGAACTTTTGCCAGAGGCTGATGATTTTAAAGAGTTGGTAGTTGTAGATATTCACACTCTTTTAAAAGTTCATAAAGATAAAAAAGTGACTATTATAGCCTCTAACGAAGCTGTTATGAAACAAGCAGGTCTATTTGAACTTAAAAATATTACAGAAGTTTATGCCCCATATATTCTAAATATTCTTAGTAAAGATGAACTTATAATATCTCTTAACAAACCAGATAAAATGAGACGAAGAAGAAAAAGTTCAATTTTACTTGATGATTTGAAAAAAGGTGATTATGTTGTCCATGAAGATTATGGTGTAGGAATATTTGAAGGAATTGAGAAGACTGAGATTCTTGGTGGTGTTAAAGACTTTATAGTTATTAAGTATGTTGGTGATGATAAGATTTTATTGCCAGTTGAAAATCTAGAGGTTATAGACCGCTATATATCATCTGGAGGCTCAACACCAGTTTTAGACAGACTTGGTAAGGGGAGTTTTGGAAAGCTCAAAGATAAGGTTAAAAAACGCCTTATGGAGATTGCCGGACAGATTGTAAACACAGCCGCAGCAAGAGCACTGATAAAATCACCTAAAATAAATGTTAATAAAAAAGAGTTGCAAGAGTTTCAATCTCTTTCAGGCTTTGATTACACACAAGACCAAACACAAGCTGTAAATGAAATAATAACTCAGATGAGTTCAGGCCACATAATGGACAGGCTTCTTAGCGGTGATGTTGGTTTTGGCAAAACAGAAGTAGCAATGAATACTATCTTTGCAGCATATAAATCAGGTTTCCAATCTGCTCTGATAGTCCCAACTACACTTTTATCAGCTCAACACTATCGCTCACTTGATGAGAGATTTAAAAATCTAGGTATCAGATACTCAAAGTTAGATAGGTTTGTGTCTGCTAAAGATAAAAGCAGTGTCATAAAGGCTCTGTCAAGTGGAGAATTGGATGTTGTAGTTGGTACACACTCTTTGTTTGGATTGGACTTTAAAAATCTAGGTGTTGTAATTATAGATGAAGAGCATAAGTTTGGGGTAAAGCAAAAAGAGAAGATAAAAGAGCTTTATCATAACGTACATCTTCTGTCTATGAGTGCTACTCCAATCCCACGCTCGCTTAATCAGGCGATGAGTTCTATAAAAACAATGTCACAGCTGTTAACTCCACCAAGTGAGAGACAACCAGTTAGAACTTTTGTAAAAGAGTATGGTGAAAAACTTATAAAAGAGGTTATTTTAAGAGAGCTTCGCCGTGGCGGTCAAGTCTTTTATGTACATAACTCTATAGACCACATGCCAATAAAGCTAGGTGAACTAAAGGCTCTGCTTCCGAGTCTTAGAGTTGTAATGCTTCACTCTAAAATATCTGCTGCTGATACAGAAAAAGAGCTTTTAAAATTCGAAGCAAGAGAGTATGACCTTATGATTGCAACTTCTATTATAGAGTCTGGAATCCATATGCCAAATGTAAATACTATTATAGTTGACGGTGCAGATAGATTCGGTATAGCAGATCTTCATCAGCTTCGTGGTCGAGTAGGACGCGGGCAGGCTGAGGGCTTTGCTTATTTTATTGTACAAAATAAAGAGAACTTGACCGATGAGGCAAAAAAAAGACTTTTAGCACTAGAGTCAAACTCATTTCTTGGCAGCGGTTCAGTTTTAGCATACCACGATCTAGAAATACGCGGTGGCGGAAATCTTGTTGGTGATGCGCAGAGCGGGCATATTAAAAACATAGGTTATTCACTCTACCTTAGAATGCTTGAAGATGCTATAAAACTCCTTAGCAACACTATGGAGACAGAGAGAGCAAAAGTAGATATTAAACTTACAATAAGTGCTTTTATATCTGATGAAATAGTAAAAGAGGATAGGCTCCGTTTAGATATTTACAGACGACTCTCAGCCTGTGAAGATGCTGTAGAGATATATGAGATACAAGAAGAGGTTATAGATAGATTTGGAGAGTTGGATACACAAACAAAACAATTTTTTGAGTTAATGGTTATTAAACTTTTGAGTTTAGACAAAAAGATAAAATCTGTTTCAAACTATGGGCAAAATATAACTTTTACATATATGAATGATGCAAAAGAGAGTATTAAATCAGACTCTAAAGATGATGATGACATTGTAAAAGCAGTGCTTTATTATTTAAGAAATAACAAACCAAAGGTATTATAG
- a CDS encoding bactofilin family protein has translation MAIFNNSDSTHKSTKPDTNTTIITAGSKIKGEMNLACDLYVDGEFEGVIHSNKEVNIGKNGHIKGDVSTKRLVVQGYIEGSIHAARVEIKAQGRVNGSIESSELVIEAKGIFEGNSTVIDASKAPTILPADTIVKKIEKEEVKS, from the coding sequence ATGGCAATCTTTAATAACAGCGACAGCACACATAAAAGTACCAAACCCGACACAAACACTACCATCATCACAGCTGGCTCTAAAATAAAAGGTGAGATGAATCTTGCCTGTGATCTATATGTAGATGGTGAATTTGAGGGGGTAATCCATTCAAATAAAGAAGTGAACATTGGTAAAAATGGACATATCAAAGGCGATGTATCCACAAAAAGACTAGTAGTTCAAGGGTATATAGAAGGTAGCATACATGCCGCAAGAGTTGAAATAAAAGCTCAAGGAAGAGTTAATGGCAGCATTGAATCAAGTGAACTTGTTATTGAGGCAAAAGGAATTTTTGAAGGAAACAGTACGGTAATAGACGCATCAAAAGCTCCAACAATATTACCTGCAGATACTATAGTAAAAAAAATTGAAAAAGAGGAAGTAAAATCATAG
- a CDS encoding M23 family metallopeptidase yields the protein MDNHFTITIHDDNGVKQFNLHQIMKKAIFYAVAFLGFIGLIAVGTILYLSSSVDAIELKRQSMQDAYTSLKEKNIALDESIRDTQLALIDKKKELTEVSDSLSEIETLIGMSPVADMTLTERVSATKLNSEHMATLMQFIPSGSPVEYKGVTSKFGYRIHPTLGSKELHRGIDMKAKMKTPVYATADGIVEWAGIHKRSGFGNLVILQHNYGFRAYFGHLNKIVIKSGKFVKKGDLIAYTGNSGMSSGPHLHYEIRFIQRAVNPYEFVKWSVKNYKEIFEKEKKIPWQSLITATAHIKVPNPTQTLPSSQLALK from the coding sequence ATGGATAATCACTTTACTATTACTATACATGATGACAATGGTGTCAAGCAATTTAACCTACATCAAATCATGAAAAAAGCTATTTTTTATGCTGTAGCATTTTTAGGATTTATTGGTCTTATTGCTGTTGGGACTATTTTATACCTAAGCAGTTCTGTTGATGCCATAGAGTTGAAGCGACAAAGTATGCAAGATGCTTATACGTCTTTAAAAGAAAAAAATATAGCACTAGATGAGAGTATTAGAGACACACAATTGGCACTTATAGATAAAAAGAAAGAGCTTACGGAAGTCTCCGACTCACTATCTGAAATAGAGACTCTTATTGGAATGTCTCCAGTAGCTGATATGACACTTACTGAGAGAGTTAGTGCCACAAAGCTAAATTCTGAACACATGGCAACTCTTATGCAGTTTATACCTAGCGGTTCACCAGTAGAGTATAAAGGCGTAACTAGTAAGTTCGGCTATAGAATTCATCCAACACTTGGTTCCAAAGAGCTTCACCGCGGTATTGACATGAAAGCGAAGATGAAGACACCTGTGTACGCAACAGCTGATGGAATCGTTGAATGGGCAGGTATTCATAAACGCAGCGGTTTTGGTAATCTTGTGATACTTCAACATAATTATGGTTTTAGAGCATATTTCGGACATTTAAATAAAATTGTGATAAAATCAGGGAAATTTGTAAAAAAGGGTGATTTAATAGCCTACACCGGTAATTCAGGAATGAGCAGCGGCCCACATCTTCATTATGAAATTAGATTTATTCAAAGGGCAGTAAATCCTTATGAATTTGTAAAATGGAGTGTCAAAAATTATAAAGAGATATTTGAAAAGGAGAAAAAAATACCATGGCAATCTTTAATAACAGCGACAGCACACATAAAAGTACCAAACCCGACACAAACACTACCATCATCACAGCTGGCTCTAAAATAA
- a CDS encoding bifunctional folylpolyglutamate synthase/dihydrofolate synthase, translated as MKLQEYLREKPLYYKSIDYTRMPRIYEKIKSSLDIPKIVHIIGTNGKGTTGRFLAQALHSIGFSCGHYTSPHILKFNERVWVNGKESSDELLENSHLSLQELLPKADLDSLSYFEYTTILAMIAFAGCEYIIMEAGLGGEFDATAVFPKCLTLVTPIALDHESFLGSTVERIATTKLNAIQNSAILAFQSESDVYEVAYKMRAEKSINIYKVDELLYEEDRKKIALISKELSLAAYLTENLSLSISALNFFKIDYEVTNFKNAKLFGRLSKVNKNIIVDVGHNTLAAKSIVDSLSPDKYIIIYNSFKDKNYKDILQILKPISLHVEIIEIDDERVESIEVIKSTLISLKIEYTVFKEIKPNYNYLVFGSFCVVEAFLREYNG; from the coding sequence GTGAAACTGCAAGAGTACCTAAGAGAAAAACCGCTTTATTATAAAAGTATTGACTACACTCGTATGCCTCGTATATATGAAAAGATAAAATCATCTTTAGATATTCCTAAAATAGTCCATATCATAGGGACAAATGGCAAGGGTACAACAGGTCGCTTTTTAGCTCAGGCACTGCACTCTATCGGCTTCAGCTGTGGACACTATACTTCACCTCATATTTTAAAATTTAATGAAAGAGTTTGGGTAAATGGCAAAGAGAGTAGTGATGAGCTTTTAGAAAACTCACATTTAAGTTTACAAGAACTTTTACCTAAGGCTGATTTAGACTCTCTTAGTTACTTCGAATACACAACTATATTAGCAATGATAGCTTTTGCTGGGTGTGAGTATATTATTATGGAAGCTGGCCTTGGCGGAGAATTTGATGCTACTGCAGTTTTTCCAAAATGTTTAACTCTTGTGACGCCTATTGCCTTAGATCATGAATCTTTTTTAGGCTCAACTGTAGAAAGAATTGCTACAACAAAATTAAATGCCATACAAAACAGTGCTATTCTGGCTTTTCAAAGTGAGAGCGATGTTTATGAGGTTGCCTATAAGATGAGAGCGGAGAAATCTATAAATATTTATAAGGTTGATGAACTTTTATATGAAGAAGATAGAAAAAAAATAGCTCTGATTTCTAAGGAACTATCTCTTGCCGCATATTTAACTGAAAACTTGTCTTTGAGTATAAGTGCATTGAACTTTTTTAAAATAGATTACGAGGTTACTAATTTTAAAAATGCAAAACTATTTGGCAGGTTGTCTAAAGTAAACAAGAATATAATAGTTGATGTAGGTCATAATACATTAGCTGCAAAGAGTATTGTTGATTCATTGAGCCCAGATAAGTATATAATTATTTATAATAGTTTCAAGGATAAGAACTATAAAGATATACTTCAGATATTAAAACCAATCTCTTTACATGTAGAGATTATAGAAATAGATGATGAAAGAGTAGAATCAATAGAGGTGATTAAAAGCACTTTAATCTCTTTAAAGATAGAATACACTGTATTTAAGGAGATTAAACCAAATTACAACTATCTGGTTTTTGGATCTTTTTGCGTAGTAGAAGCTTTTTTAAGAGAGTATAATGGATAA